TTTTGAAGAACGGCTTATTAGAGCACCGAAAGGCAGTATTATTGGTCCAATTCGTTCTGGCGTTGGATTACATATTTTGAAAGTCGATGATACTCGTACAGAAGCTCCTCAAAAATATACTATTGAAGAAATGAATGCTCGTCATATTTTAATTAAAACAAATGTATTGGTGACAGACCAAATAGCTAAACAAAAATTGAATGATATTCGCAAATCAATAACCAGTGGAGCAATAAGTTTTGAAGCAGCTGCAAAGGCTAATTCAGAAGATCCCGGCTCAGCCGAAAATGGAGGAAATTTAGGTTGGAGTCGCCCAGATGTCTATGACAGTGGATTTAGAAATGCTCTCGTTCAGTTAAAAAAAGGTGAGATCAGCCAACCTGTTAAATCATCTTTCGGTTGGCATTTGATTCAACTACTCGATACCAAACAAACTGATGGAACAAATGCAGTTAAACAAGATCGGGCTTACCGATTAATATTTAACCGTAAATTTAGTGAAGAAGCTCAAGTATGGATTCAAGAATTAAAAGGCGATGCCTATATTAATATTACAGGTGAAGATAAGCATGAATAATCGTGTACATCAGGGGCATTTTGCCCGTAAACGATTCGGACAAAACTTTTTACATGATGACTATATTATTGAAAGCATAGTTGCAGCTATACAACCTAAAGCAGATCAAGCTTTAGTAGAAATTGGTCCTGGACTTGCTGCATTAACTGTACCAGTAAGTAAATATGTTGACCATTTAACAGTTGTAGAAATTGATAGAGATTTAGCCAGTAGATTGATGGATAATTCTCTATTAAATAATAAATTAACTGTTATCGAACAAGATGCTCTGACATTTGACTTTAATGAGTTAAAGCAACAATTAGGTAAACCATTGAGAGTATTTGGTAACTTACCTTATAATATCTCTACACCGTTAATGTTCCATTTATTTGAATATGCCAATATCATTACTGATATGCACTTTATGTTACAAAAAGAAGTAGTAACTCGACTTGTCGCGGCACCTAATAGCAAAGATTATGGTAGATTAAGTGTGATGGCACAATATTTTTGCCAAATCATTCCAGTATTGGAAGTACCTCCAACATCATTTAAACCAGCACCAAAAGTTGACTCTGCGGTTGTAAAGTTGATTCCATATAAAGAAAAACCTTATCAAGTAAATGATGTCAAAATACTTTCTCGTGTAACAACTGAAGCATTTAATCAACGCCGAAAAACGATTCGTAATAGTTTAAGCAATATGTTTACAGTCGAACAATTAGTAGAACTCAATATTGATCCAAATTTACGTGCTGAAAATATAACCGTTCAACAATATTGCCAACTTGCAAATACATGGAAATAACATATGGCAAATTTACTCATTGGTGATATTCATGGTTGTTATGATGAATTTATGCGATTACTTGAAAAAGCAAAATTCACATCTTCAGATACTTTATGGTTAACAGGGGATCTTGTTGCCCGTGGACCTAAATCGTTAGATGTTTTACGATTTGTTAAGCAGCACAGTCAAAAAATTCGTATGGTTTTGGGGAATCATGATTTACATTTATTATCAATATATGCAGGTGTTACACTTGCTAAAAAGAAAGATAATTTAGACGAAATCATCAATGCTCCCGACTATGATGAACTTATGAACTGGTTACGTAAACAGCCATTAGTTCAAATTGATGAATCATTAAAATTGATCATGACTCATGCAGGCGTTTCACCACAATGGGATCTTGAATTACTAAAGAAATGTGCTCATGATTTGAACGTTATGTTATCTAGTGATTCATATCCCCTATTTTTAGATAAAATGTATGGTAACTTTCCTGATGAATGGTCATCAGAATTACAAGGATTAGATCGCTTACGTTATATTGCCAATGCACTAACACGGATGCGTTTTTGTTATGAAGATGGGCGGTTAGATTTTTATTTTAAAAAATCTCCTGAGCAAGCACCAATGAAACTTAAACCTTGGTTTTTATTGCCAAGTAAAATACCCGAACAATATAGTATAGCTTTTGGACATTGGGCTGCATTAAATGGTAAAGGTACGCCAGAAAATGTTTATGCCCTTGATACAGGATGTTGTTGGGGTGGAAAACTGACATGTTTACGATTTGAAGATAAAAAATATTTTAAAAAACGTAATATTGAAACGAAAAACTAAAGTTATTGTTAACAAGGACTAATTATTATGTCTGCATTATCTGTCATAAAATGTATTTGGAAAGTGATTAATGTAATAAGAGAAACACTTCTTAATTTGATATTCTTAGTAATTATTCTGCTTATCTTCGGTGGTATTGGCTTAATAAATGAAGCAAAAAAACAAGATATAGTTCCTCAATATGGTTCATTGGTTTTAGATCTTGAAGGTGTTATTGTCGATAACACGAATTACAGTGATGAAATCTATGCTCTACAAAGCAAAATTTATGGTAAAAAAATCAATACGTCTCGCGAAAATAGTTTGTTCGTATTAACTCAAAAAATTGCTCAAGCAACCAAAGATCCAAATATTAAAAGCATCGTTTTAAAGTTAGATAATTTTGTTGGTGCCGATATGAGCTCTTTACAATATGTGGGTAAGTATTTAACCAAATTTAAAGAAGCTAAAAAAACAATTTATGCTTTTGGCACAACTTTTAATCAAAGCCAATATTATTTAGCGAGTTATGCCAATAAAATCTATCTAACACCTCTTGGTTCAGTCAATGTATATGGATTAGCTGCTAACAATTTATACTATAAAACCCTACTTGATAATTTAAAAATTAATACGCATGTTTTTAGAGTAGGAACTTATAAATCTGCAATTGAGCCATTTATTCGTGATGACATGTCGGAAGATGCGAGAAATAATACAACTCGTTGGTTAACTCATATGTGGGATAATTACCTTAATGATATCTCAACACAACGAAAAAAAGCCAATTCACAATTAGTACCTGCGCCTGAAACAATGTTATCAGAATTAAGAACTGCTAATGGTAATATGGCTCAATATGCTTTATCTAATGGCTTAGTTGATGTTATTACTTCAAGTCATCAGTATGAATTGGAATTCGCTGATCAACATGAAATTAGCATTTACGACTATCAACTCAAATCAGAAAATAAACAGTTAATTGATGATAATCAGAACAGTACTCCACTTATCGCTGTTGTCTTTGTCAATGGTACTCTCAATAATAGTGAAAGTAGTAGTGATGTAGCAGGAAGCCAAGACATTGTTCAGCAACTTAAAGAAATTCGTAAGAACCTAGATAAAAATAATATACAAGCCGTAGTGTTACGAGTAAATAGCCCTGGGGGTAGTGTTGATGCATCTGAAGCGATTCGTAGTGAATTAGAAGCTTTACGTAGTTATCAAATTCCTGTAGTTGTTTCTATGGGAGGAATGGCTGCATCAGGTGGATATTGGATCTCTACTCAATCAGATTATATTGTTGCAAGTCCAAACACAATTACAGGCTCTATTGGTATCTTTGGTATTATTCCAACATTTGAAAATTCTTTATCTCATGTTGGTGTTTATAGTGATGGAGTAAGTACATCACCATTGGCAGGCAATAATTTAGCTAAAAACTTGCCTGAAGAAACTAACCAATTAATTCAAATGAACATCAATAATGGTTATCAAACATTTATTTCCCTAGTAGCAAAAGCGCGAAAAATGACTACAGAACAAGTAGATAAAATCGGACAAGGTCAAGTCTGGTTAGGATCAGAAGCAGAAAAAATAGGACTCGTTGATAAATTAGGTGATTTTGATGATGCCGTTGAAATAGCTGCAACATTAGCAGATTTAACTGATTATAAAATTGACTGGCCAAAACCTGAAGTAAATTGGTTTAATGCATTATATTCAGATATGATAGCTATGTTACCTCAATCAACAGCGGAGATATTCTTTGAACATCTTCCCGAAGCAAAACAGTTAAAACAACATATGTCTTTATGGAATAACTTTAACGACACTCAAAATCGTTATATTTATTGCTTAAATTGTGCTGATATTCGTTAATTCATAATATAATCCGCCATATTCATGGCGGATAGAATTTTTAGTTTATTGCTATATTATTCCAGTCTAACTATTAATCACTTTTTCTTTGATTGAAAAAATAACTCATATTTTTCATTGCATCTTGAATATATTGGTAATTTGGCGATTCATTAGCCTCACGATTATGTAGATCCATATAACGACTAATACCAATTCTATTAACAAAATAGATATTATCTGGCGTTCTAACTGCATAAGAACTGTAGTTAGACATTAATAACCAGTTACGATCAGTTATGGGTTTAAATAAGTCGTATCCTGTAGAATAATCTCTTATATCATTTTCTACATATAAATAATTTTTCATTAGAGATGGAACAACATCTTCATGGTTAGTTAATTTATTACTGTTATTTATCAAATTACTTAATTCTGTCGCGCCAACAATAATAAAAGGTACTTTAGTTTGTGCATCAGTATAATTACCATTATGCCCCCAAAAACCTAGTTTATTATCATTCATTTCTTGACTATGATCACCCGTTATTATTAACAATGTATCATTTAAAGAGCCTGATTTAATAAGTTCATCATAGATATTTTGTAATAAATAATCATCGTAATAGACACTTTGTTTATAGCGATTAAAAATTGGTAAAGGGTCCGTATCATTGTTCAATGTCATATAGTTAAGATCTCCAATAGGTTTGAACTTAACTGAAAACCCATCTGGGAAATCATATGCATGAGGCGCATCATAAAACAAAAAAGAAAACGTAGGTCTTGAAATATCTCGAGATTTATACCATGATAACCAATCGTCAGTGATTTGTTTATCTCTTTTAGAGGCTGAGCCATCTTTACTACTGATTCTTAAATTTTCAATAGTAACAAACGCAGTTCGATCAAATTCAGGTGCAGTAACTTTAGCTGAAGTAAAGACGCCAATATTATAATTTTCTTTCTGTAAAGTTGTAATAAATAGAGACGGAATACTAGCACGTAAAAATGAATCCCAGTAAGTACCCGGAATACCATAAAAAAGTCCAAAAATACCTGTGCGAGTTGCATTACCTGTCGAATAATGATTATTAAAGATCACACCATTATTATTCTTTACAAAATGAAAAGTATTTGGGGAGATTTCATTACTAAAAGTATCATATCGCCATGAATCTAAAACAATAAACATTATGTTTTTAAGTTTTTTATTTTCTGGGTTAATTACTAGCCGATTTTTAGGATAATCAATAGTTGCATTGATATAATCCTTATCATAAACGACTTTTCGCTCTCCTTGCTTATCAAAAAAACTCATTATTTTTTTAGAAGTAAATGGACGATAGAGTGGAATATACTCTTTTACTACCATTATGGGAGAATAAGCATAATAAAAAGCAACCATATGTCCAAACTGGCTGATAAATAAAGAAGCAGCCAATAACAGTGTGGATAATAAAATTATCTTCGATTTTCTATGTGGTTTTGATACTTGGAAATCAATAAGATAGATAATAAGATATTCAGTGCAAAATGAAGCCACCATAAGTAATAGCATTAACAGATATGTTGTTGCAGAAAAATCGACAACTTGACCAGATAATACCATTGATAAAACAGATTCATTAATGTGAAATCGATATTGTTGGAAAACAATTGTATCAACATATAATGTTATTTGAATAAAACTGAACAAAATAGCAAGAATAGCATAACATAAATATTTTCTTAACCATAGTGTTGGTATAGAAAGTAAAAAAAGTAATATATATAATGAAAAAAAATGTCCAAGAACAGCAAACGCTGAAAATGTGCTACCAAGCCAAGAAAACGATACATCAGGAACCAGAAAGAAACGTACTGCAATAAAAGATGAAATAAGAATATTTATTAAAATAAAACAGTATAATTTTTTCATAGTATTCACTATTAGGTAATCCATTCACTTAACATCAAAAGAATCTTACAGTATTTTATACTGAAACGTAGGGCTTTCCTGAAACTTTTTAACAAAGTTAGCATTATCTAGATAAATACTAATAAAATATTAACAAAAAGGGCTCTAATTGAGCCCTTTTTCTAGATTCAAACAATTATCGTCGATCGGCAAAAATTCTTAATAACATAATAAATAAATTGATAAAATCAAGATAAAGTTGTAATGCGCCTATAATAACAAAACGTCTGAATATATTCTGATCATCTTGAGGTAAACCGTCACCTAATTCTTTCAATTTTTGTGTATCGTAGGCAGTTAATCCGGCAAAAACAAATACACCAATATAGGTAACAGCCCACATCAATGGATCGCTATTCGCAAACATATTCACTAATGACGCAATAACTAATCCAATTAAACCCATAAATAAGAAACGACCGAAGCCAGACAAATCTCTCTTTGTAGTATAACCGTAAAAAGCCAAAGCTCCAAACATACCTGCGGTAATAAAAAATACACTTGCTATTGACGATGAAGTATAAATTTTAAAATAGATTGAAAAGGTACAACCATTTAAAACCGAATAAAGCATAAATAATGTCGTTGCGGCAGCACCAGAAAGACGATTAATCATACCAGAAATAACGAAAACTAATGCCAGTTCCGCTATTAATAATACCCACATACCTTTAGATAATAACTCTATCAGCGCCATATTACTTGATGCAAACCAAGCGACTAAAGCAGTTAGTAATAAACCAACAGTCATCCAGCCATACACATGACTCATATATGTTTGTACACGACTACCAGCTTGTTCATTAATCAAACCATTAGACGAAAAACTTGCCATTCCTTACCTCTCATAAAAATACCACACAATCTAATGTATTATATCCTATATAAGGATTAATTCCATTTTTTCAATGCATCTATGTCAGTTTTTTTTGCTTCAACCCACTTATCACTGTTAATGGTTCGTTCTTTCTTCCATAATGGTGCCTCATTTTTTAAAATATCCATTATAAATTCGGCTGCTGCAAATGAATCTGCACGATGAGCACTACTTACGCCAACAAATACGATCTGCTCATTAACATTGATTTCCCCAATTCGGTGAATAACCGCAACTCGACTTAATTGCCATCTTTTTCGAGCATGAGCAATTATATTAGCTAATACTTTCTCTGTCATTCCTGCATAATGTTCTAAATAAAGGCTTAGTGTCTGTTCACCAGAGCAACGAACTTTACCCATAAAAGTGACAATAGCACCATCTTGAGGTAATACTGAAAGCCAATTAATTAACTGATTGTTATCAATTGACTCTTCATTTACTTTAATAATATCCATAATTTTAACCACCTGTTACAGGAGGGAAAAAGGCAATTTCATCACCAGCTTGAATAATATAATTAGAATCAACCAATACTTGGTTCACGGCACATAAAATAACTCTTTCTTTGAATGCTAAAGCCCACCTATCGCCACGTTTACTGAGCTGTTCGAGCAATTCCAAAATAGAAACTTGATTAGCATCTAAGATAATACTATCAGTTTCAACTAACTCTCTAATTTGAGCAAAAAATATAATTTTATTCATTTATTTCTTTGGCAATAAAGTCTCCTGACTTACCACCACTCTTAGTTAATAATCTTACTTGTGTAATAACCATATCCTTTTGCACAGCCTTACACATATCATAAATAGTTAAAGCAGCAACTGAAGCCGCTACCATAGCCTCCATTTCAACACCTGTCTGCCCATTTAATTGACAGTTAGCTTGAATTCGAATACAACTTTTTATGCGATCAGCTTCAATGTTAATTTCAATTTTACTGAGCAAAAGCGGATGGCATAGAGGTATAATATCCCAAGTTTTTTTTGCAGCTTGAATACCAGCAATTCTTGCTGTCGCAAAAACATCACCTTTATGATGTTTACCTTCGATAATCATATCAAGTGTTTTAGTATTCATTAAAACTAATGATTCAGCACTTGCTTGTCGCATTGTTAGTTGTTTGTTTGAAACATCGACCATATGAGCATCACCACGCTGATTAATATGCGAAAATGACTCGGGCATATTTGATTCCTCAAAAAATTTACTACTCTTTAGAATATAGCCAAGAAAGCAATTTTTTACAAGTAGTTACCCATCTGATTTAATTAATCATTATCAAAACATACAAAAAAATAGTTTGTTTTAGCCTTTCAAATAATAAATAAATTTAGTATGTTTTTGCGAGTTAAATAAAAACTGCGTACAATATTACTTTCTGTTAATTATAGTTATGATTCTCTAATGCTTATTGCTCATGTAGCCTTACCAGTACCACTATACCAACTATATGATTACAACTTAACCAAACCTGCCCAAATTGGAATGCGGGTAAAAGTTCCATTTGGTAAACGTAATGCCATAGGTATAATTGTTAGTATAGATCATCAAACAAATATTGATGTTAAAAGCTTAAAGAATATCACTACAATTATTGATAGCGAACCTCTTTTTACTCCAGATATCTGGCAACTATTAAATTGGGCGGCAAGTTATTATCATTATCCAATTGGTGAGGTTTTATTTCATGCGATGCCTGTTTTATTAAGACAAGGACGCGAAGCGAACAAAACTCAAATCACACATTGGCAATTAACCGAATTAGGAGAGAATATCGAGCTGACAGCACTATCACGGGCACCAAAACAAAAATTATTATTATCATCATTTAGAAACAATACTGTTGATTCTATCAACGTAAGTACGACTATCTATAATGAATTAGAGAAAAAACAACTAATAACGCGCGTGAATTGCCAGGCAGATAATATCATGTGGCAAACGAATTTTTCTGCCAATCCAAACTTAATTAAATTAAATCAAGAACAATCTTATGCAATAGATAATGTAAACAAACAAAGCCATATTTTTGCTGTATTTCTGTTAGAAGGCATCACGGGCTCAGGAAAAACTGAGGTTTATCTCAATATTATATCTAATGTACTAGCTAAAGGTAAACAAGCATTAGTATTAGTGCCTGAAATTAGTCTTACACCACAAACAATTAAACGTTTTAAAGAACGATTTAATGCCCCAATAGATATTCTACATTCTCGATTGACCAATCAACAGAGATTAGCTGTTTGGTTAAGAAGCAAAAATGGAGAAAATGCCATTGTTGTTGGTACCCGTTCATCACTTTTCACGCCATTTAAAAATTTAGGCATGATTATCGTTGACGAAGAACATGATAGTTCGTATAAACAACAAGAAGGATGGCGTTATAATGCTCGTGATTTAGCAATTATTCGTGCAAAACTTAAAAATATCCCTATTTTATTAGGTTCAGCAACGCCTTCATTAGAAACTTTAAATAATGTTAAAAACCATAGATACCAATTGTTACAATTAACAAAACGTGCAGGTCATGCTAAACCTGTAAAGCAATCTATTTTAGATATTCGAGGTTTAACACTTGTAGCCGGCTTATCACAACCTTTAATTGAACAAATAAAAATCCATTTACACAATAATAATCAAGTCATGTTATTTTTAAATCGGCGTGGTTATTCACCTTTATTAATTTGTCATGATTGTGGTTGGATTGCTGAATGTCCTCGTTGCGATCGTCCATATACTTTTCATAACCAATCACAAAAACTTAGTTGTCATTACTGTGATACACCAAGAGCAATTCCAACACAATGTCCAAAATGTGGTTCAACTCATTTAGTACCTATTGGTTTTGGTACTGAACAATTAGAAAAACAACTTGAACTTCTTTTCCCTAACACCAAAATAAGCCGTATTGATCGTGATACAGTAGCTAAAAAAGGAGCATTAGATGGTTATTTGCAAAGTATTCAACAAGGTGGTGCACATATTTTAGTTGGTACACAAATTTTAGCAAAAGGTCATCATTTTCCTGATATAACCTTAGTTGGTATTGTAGATGTTGACGGAGCATTATTTTCGAGTGATTTTCGAGCAACAGAGCAATTTGCTCAAATCTATACTCAAGTATCTGGACGAGCTGGCCGAGAAGCAAAAACAGGAGAAGTAATATTACAAACCTATCATCCCGAGCATCCATTATTAAATGTATTATTAAATAAGGGATATCAAGAATTTGCTAAACAGACCTTAAAAGAACGTCAACAAACGCTATTACCTCCATTCAGTTATCAAGCATTAATTCGTGCAGCAGATCGCAATAACCATCATGCACAAAAGTTTTTGCAACTCATTCATGACAGATTGAAAGAGTATGGTGATAATTCTTTATGGCAACTTGGTCCTATACCAGCAAATCAACCTAAAAAGGCAGGATATTACCGTTGGCAACTTTTGTTACAACATACAAATAGGCAGCTATTACAGTTAATTTTAGATAAACTTGTTATTGATATAGAAAAATGGAATGAAACATCAAAAGTAAGATGGAGTATTGATATTGATCCTATGAATAATTAATATATGATAATCGCCGACCGATATTAAAAATCGGCGGCTTAACATAAGATTATAAAGCTATTTTACCTACATTTTTGTCCAATGTTGCTTGACCAATACCAGATACTTCTTTCAATTGTTCTATAGAAACAAATGACCCAAATTTTTCACGATATTCAACAATTTTTTTGGCTTTACTTATCCCTATACCTGTTAATACTTTAGCTAACTCTTCTGCTGTAGCTGTATTAATATTGACTTGTATAAGTTGTTGCTGTTCCTTTTGAGTTACTTCATTTTTAGTTACTTCATTAGATGAATTATCCGCAAAACTTAATCCGGAAAAAGTGATACTTGATAATAAAATACAAAAAATTGAAAATAGTTTCATTTGATTAACCTCTTAATAATAGTTATGCAATTAATATGCTTTTTAACTATCTCATTTAATCAAATGTTAAAGGATTATTAATTTCAAAAATGAAAAAAGTCACCAAAGTGACTTTTCATTTTTGCTGAATTTTGCATTAATTTATGATTTGGATCACAAATTTGCATCTGGCATAATTTCAATCTTAACTTTGGAACGAATATCTTCAGTAAGAGAAGAATATATATTCTTGATATATAATGGTAATAATTCAGACGAAATATCTTTTTGTTCATTAGGTGTTTTTACATCGGTTAATACTACAATAGCAGCGCTTTTATCATCTAAATATTGAACACCAAAAACTCTTTTAGATGTAACTGATGGTACCAAATCAAAAACCATATCAACGATTTTCTTATCTAACACCTTTGAATTTCGAGTAAGTTTATAACTTTGAGAAAAGTTTACATTTGAAGAGCTACCTTTTTCATTTAATTGCGTTAATATATTATCTACAGTTGATGTGAAACGTTCCTTAGCAATATTTTGATAAATTTTTCTATTAATTTCA
The sequence above is drawn from the Gilliamella apicola genome and encodes:
- the sppA gene encoding signal peptide peptidase SppA → MSALSVIKCIWKVINVIRETLLNLIFLVIILLIFGGIGLINEAKKQDIVPQYGSLVLDLEGVIVDNTNYSDEIYALQSKIYGKKINTSRENSLFVLTQKIAQATKDPNIKSIVLKLDNFVGADMSSLQYVGKYLTKFKEAKKTIYAFGTTFNQSQYYLASYANKIYLTPLGSVNVYGLAANNLYYKTLLDNLKINTHVFRVGTYKSAIEPFIRDDMSEDARNNTTRWLTHMWDNYLNDISTQRKKANSQLVPAPETMLSELRTANGNMAQYALSNGLVDVITSSHQYELEFADQHEISIYDYQLKSENKQLIDDNQNSTPLIAVVFVNGTLNNSESSSDVAGSQDIVQQLKEIRKNLDKNNIQAVVLRVNSPGGSVDASEAIRSELEALRSYQIPVVVSMGGMAASGGYWISTQSDYIVASPNTITGSIGIFGIIPTFENSLSHVGVYSDGVSTSPLAGNNLAKNLPEETNQLIQMNINNGYQTFISLVAKARKMTTEQVDKIGQGQVWLGSEAEKIGLVDKLGDFDDAVEIAATLADLTDYKIDWPKPEVNWFNALYSDMIAMLPQSTAEIFFEHLPEAKQLKQHMSLWNNFNDTQNRYIYCLNCADIR
- a CDS encoding sulfatase-like hydrolase/transferase, producing MKKLYCFILINILISSFIAVRFFLVPDVSFSWLGSTFSAFAVLGHFFSLYILLFLLSIPTLWLRKYLCYAILAILFSFIQITLYVDTIVFQQYRFHINESVLSMVLSGQVVDFSATTYLLMLLLMVASFCTEYLIIYLIDFQVSKPHRKSKIILLSTLLLAASLFISQFGHMVAFYYAYSPIMVVKEYIPLYRPFTSKKIMSFFDKQGERKVVYDKDYINATIDYPKNRLVINPENKKLKNIMFIVLDSWRYDTFSNEISPNTFHFVKNNNGVIFNNHYSTGNATRTGIFGLFYGIPGTYWDSFLRASIPSLFITTLQKENYNIGVFTSAKVTAPEFDRTAFVTIENLRISSKDGSASKRDKQITDDWLSWYKSRDISRPTFSFLFYDAPHAYDFPDGFSVKFKPIGDLNYMTLNNDTDPLPIFNRYKQSVYYDDYLLQNIYDELIKSGSLNDTLLIITGDHSQEMNDNKLGFWGHNGNYTDAQTKVPFIIVGATELSNLINNSNKLTNHEDVVPSLMKNYLYVENDIRDYSTGYDLFKPITDRNWLLMSNYSSYAVRTPDNIYFVNRIGISRYMDLHNREANESPNYQYIQDAMKNMSYFFNQRKSD
- the moaC gene encoding cyclic pyranopterin monophosphate synthase MoaC, with the protein product MPESFSHINQRGDAHMVDVSNKQLTMRQASAESLVLMNTKTLDMIIEGKHHKGDVFATARIAGIQAAKKTWDIIPLCHPLLLSKIEINIEADRIKSCIRIQANCQLNGQTGVEMEAMVAASVAALTIYDMCKAVQKDMVITQVRLLTKSGGKSGDFIAKEINE
- the moaD gene encoding molybdopterin synthase sulfur carrier subunit, with amino-acid sequence MNKIIFFAQIRELVETDSIILDANQVSILELLEQLSKRGDRWALAFKERVILCAVNQVLVDSNYIIQAGDEIAFFPPVTGG
- the moaE gene encoding molybdopterin synthase catalytic subunit MoaE; this translates as MDIIKVNEESIDNNQLINWLSVLPQDGAIVTFMGKVRCSGEQTLSLYLEHYAGMTEKVLANIIAHARKRWQLSRVAVIHRIGEINVNEQIVFVGVSSAHRADSFAAAEFIMDILKNEAPLWKKERTINSDKWVEAKKTDIDALKKWN
- a CDS encoding Bax inhibitor-1/YccA family protein, with translation MASFSSNGLINEQAGSRVQTYMSHVYGWMTVGLLLTALVAWFASSNMALIELLSKGMWVLLIAELALVFVISGMINRLSGAAATTLFMLYSVLNGCTFSIYFKIYTSSSIASVFFITAGMFGALAFYGYTTKRDLSGFGRFLFMGLIGLVIASLVNMFANSDPLMWAVTYIGVFVFAGLTAYDTQKLKELGDGLPQDDQNIFRRFVIIGALQLYLDFINLFIMLLRIFADRR
- the priA gene encoding primosomal protein N' — translated: MLIAHVALPVPLYQLYDYNLTKPAQIGMRVKVPFGKRNAIGIIVSIDHQTNIDVKSLKNITTIIDSEPLFTPDIWQLLNWAASYYHYPIGEVLFHAMPVLLRQGREANKTQITHWQLTELGENIELTALSRAPKQKLLLSSFRNNTVDSINVSTTIYNELEKKQLITRVNCQADNIMWQTNFSANPNLIKLNQEQSYAIDNVNKQSHIFAVFLLEGITGSGKTEVYLNIISNVLAKGKQALVLVPEISLTPQTIKRFKERFNAPIDILHSRLTNQQRLAVWLRSKNGENAIVVGTRSSLFTPFKNLGMIIVDEEHDSSYKQQEGWRYNARDLAIIRAKLKNIPILLGSATPSLETLNNVKNHRYQLLQLTKRAGHAKPVKQSILDIRGLTLVAGLSQPLIEQIKIHLHNNNQVMLFLNRRGYSPLLICHDCGWIAECPRCDRPYTFHNQSQKLSCHYCDTPRAIPTQCPKCGSTHLVPIGFGTEQLEKQLELLFPNTKISRIDRDTVAKKGALDGYLQSIQQGGAHILVGTQILAKGHHFPDITLVGIVDVDGALFSSDFRATEQFAQIYTQVSGRAGREAKTGEVILQTYHPEHPLLNVLLNKGYQEFAKQTLKERQQTLLPPFSYQALIRAADRNNHHAQKFLQLIHDRLKEYGDNSLWQLGPIPANQPKKAGYYRWQLLLQHTNRQLLQLILDKLVIDIEKWNETSKVRWSIDIDPMNN
- the rsmA gene encoding 16S rRNA (adenine(1518)-N(6)/adenine(1519)-N(6))-dimethyltransferase RsmA; its protein translation is MNNRVHQGHFARKRFGQNFLHDDYIIESIVAAIQPKADQALVEIGPGLAALTVPVSKYVDHLTVVEIDRDLASRLMDNSLLNNKLTVIEQDALTFDFNELKQQLGKPLRVFGNLPYNISTPLMFHLFEYANIITDMHFMLQKEVVTRLVAAPNSKDYGRLSVMAQYFCQIIPVLEVPPTSFKPAPKVDSAVVKLIPYKEKPYQVNDVKILSRVTTEAFNQRRKTIRNSLSNMFTVEQLVELNIDPNLRAENITVQQYCQLANTWK
- the apaH gene encoding bis(5'-nucleosyl)-tetraphosphatase (symmetrical) ApaH is translated as MANLLIGDIHGCYDEFMRLLEKAKFTSSDTLWLTGDLVARGPKSLDVLRFVKQHSQKIRMVLGNHDLHLLSIYAGVTLAKKKDNLDEIINAPDYDELMNWLRKQPLVQIDESLKLIMTHAGVSPQWDLELLKKCAHDLNVMLSSDSYPLFLDKMYGNFPDEWSSELQGLDRLRYIANALTRMRFCYEDGRLDFYFKKSPEQAPMKLKPWFLLPSKIPEQYSIAFGHWAALNGKGTPENVYALDTGCCWGGKLTCLRFEDKKYFKKRNIETKN
- a CDS encoding ComEA family DNA-binding protein, which encodes MKLFSIFCILLSSITFSGLSFADNSSNEVTKNEVTQKEQQQLIQVNINTATAEELAKVLTGIGISKAKKIVEYREKFGSFVSIEQLKEVSGIGQATLDKNVGKIAL